One genomic window of Haloferax mediterranei ATCC 33500 includes the following:
- a CDS encoding DUF5518 domain-containing protein, giving the protein MSLQSLHSTLTDHPWAYALPVGGVCAWYVFVTSWQSSPGSLPLGPVLLASFVGGFLFEHGSGDASGVGFRTGIVGALPLVWHSHRVFPYIAGLDQPAWFGVVQAMLILFVTVVIVVFAGAFGMLGAFVGSWVATKTSRRGPAVTGE; this is encoded by the coding sequence ATGTCCCTCCAGTCCCTCCACAGCACGCTCACAGACCATCCGTGGGCGTATGCGCTCCCCGTCGGCGGCGTCTGTGCGTGGTACGTGTTCGTCACGTCCTGGCAGTCGTCTCCGGGGAGTCTCCCACTCGGTCCCGTGCTCCTCGCCAGTTTCGTCGGTGGATTCCTGTTCGAACATGGGTCGGGAGACGCCTCGGGCGTCGGGTTCCGAACCGGAATTGTCGGGGCGCTTCCACTCGTCTGGCATTCACACCGAGTGTTCCCGTACATCGCCGGGTTAGACCAGCCAGCGTGGTTCGGCGTCGTGCAAGCGATGCTGATACTGTTCGTCACGGTCGTCATCGTCGTTTTCGCTGGGGCGTTCGGGATGCTCGGAGCGTTTGTCGGTAGCTGGGTCGCTACCAAAACGTCCCGTCGCGGCCCCGCCGTCACCGGAGAGTGA
- a CDS encoding MTH865 family protein, which yields MSDAESQLREQFMDAFSNASFPVDNQMSLVPALPNGPGTKFEAGDTTITAMELAAKLGKHQEFPYEDAESLVDDVIDGLKAEDMI from the coding sequence ATGTCAGACGCTGAATCTCAACTCCGCGAACAGTTCATGGATGCGTTCTCGAATGCAAGCTTCCCCGTGGACAACCAGATGTCGCTCGTCCCCGCTCTCCCGAACGGTCCGGGCACGAAGTTCGAAGCCGGCGACACGACCATCACGGCGATGGAACTCGCCGCAAAGCTCGGCAAGCATCAGGAATTCCCCTACGAAGACGCCGAGAGTCTCGTCGATGACGTCATCGACGGACTCAAGGCTGAAGACATGATTTAA
- a CDS encoding S9 family peptidase — protein sequence MRTYDIERYLNIRSAYGASFAPDGDRLSFLMDTTGVPQVWTVNGPGVWPEQRTFYEERVTFGSWSPERPELIFGMDKGGNEREQLFRLEPDSGVIENLTEHPDAKHRWGGWSHDGTRFAFTSNRRDNAVFDVYVQARDGTGMDAELVHEGDGWLTLGGWSPDDSKLIVQEAYSNFDQDVSVLDLTTGELTHITPHQGTVRFQSPEWGPDGENIYMVTDRGSDTLELVRYNLEDGGFTVVESGGDYELEGVSIDHESRRLVYTRNVEGYTELTFGELIAPDEIDAFPEPDLPGGVAGGVSFSPDGHRAAVTVTASADTANVYVVELQTGEAERWTRAATAGIPRDTFVPPELVHYPTFDGRDIPAFFTLPEESPEGETPVIVDIHGGPESQRRPSFSAVKQYFLSRGYAYFEPNVRGSAGYGKAYGHLDDVENRMDSVADIEAGVEWLHDHPAVNPDKVVAMGGSYGGFMVLASMTEYPDLWAAGIDIVGIANFVTFLENTGDWRRELREAEYGSLEDDREFLESISPLNNIEKIRAPLFVLHGENDPRVPVSEAHQLVENAREHAHVRELIFDDEGHGFSKLENRIEAYSQIADFLEEYVGSAASN from the coding sequence ATGCGAACGTACGATATCGAGCGCTACCTGAACATCAGGAGCGCCTACGGAGCCTCCTTCGCACCCGACGGCGACCGCCTCTCGTTTCTCATGGACACGACGGGCGTCCCGCAGGTATGGACAGTCAACGGACCGGGCGTCTGGCCCGAACAGCGGACCTTCTACGAGGAACGCGTCACCTTCGGGTCGTGGTCTCCCGAGCGACCCGAGTTGATTTTCGGCATGGACAAAGGCGGCAACGAGCGCGAACAGTTGTTCCGTCTCGAACCCGACAGTGGTGTTATCGAAAACCTGACCGAACATCCGGATGCCAAACACCGATGGGGTGGTTGGAGCCACGACGGCACCCGATTCGCGTTCACCTCGAACCGCCGCGACAACGCCGTCTTCGACGTGTACGTGCAGGCCCGCGACGGAACGGGAATGGACGCCGAACTCGTCCACGAGGGCGACGGCTGGCTCACTCTCGGCGGCTGGTCACCCGACGACTCGAAGCTCATCGTCCAAGAGGCGTACTCGAACTTCGACCAGGACGTGTCCGTCCTCGACCTCACGACCGGCGAACTAACCCATATCACGCCGCATCAGGGCACAGTTCGGTTCCAGAGTCCCGAGTGGGGTCCGGACGGGGAGAACATCTACATGGTGACAGACCGCGGGAGCGACACGCTCGAACTCGTCCGATACAACCTCGAAGACGGCGGGTTCACTGTCGTCGAATCCGGCGGCGACTACGAACTGGAGGGCGTCAGCATCGACCACGAGTCGCGCCGACTCGTCTACACGCGAAACGTAGAAGGCTACACCGAACTCACGTTCGGCGAACTCATCGCCCCGGACGAAATCGATGCGTTCCCCGAACCCGACCTACCGGGTGGTGTCGCAGGCGGCGTCTCCTTCTCGCCGGACGGCCATCGCGCCGCGGTTACAGTCACCGCCAGCGCCGACACCGCCAACGTCTACGTGGTCGAGTTACAGACCGGCGAAGCCGAGCGATGGACGCGTGCAGCAACCGCGGGCATCCCACGGGATACGTTCGTCCCGCCCGAACTCGTCCACTATCCGACGTTCGACGGCCGCGACATCCCCGCGTTCTTCACGCTCCCGGAGGAGTCTCCCGAGGGCGAGACGCCCGTCATCGTCGATATCCACGGCGGCCCCGAATCCCAGCGTCGCCCGTCGTTTTCGGCGGTCAAGCAGTACTTCCTCTCGCGCGGCTACGCCTACTTCGAGCCGAACGTCCGCGGCTCTGCGGGCTACGGGAAGGCCTACGGCCACCTCGACGACGTGGAAAACCGGATGGACTCGGTCGCCGACATCGAAGCGGGCGTCGAGTGGCTCCACGACCACCCGGCTGTCAACCCGGACAAAGTCGTGGCGATGGGCGGCTCTTATGGCGGGTTCATGGTGCTCGCGTCGATGACCGAGTATCCCGACCTGTGGGCCGCCGGTATCGACATCGTCGGCATCGCCAATTTCGTCACGTTCCTCGAAAACACCGGCGACTGGCGGCGTGAACTCCGCGAGGCCGAATACGGCTCGCTCGAAGACGACCGCGAATTCCTCGAATCTATCTCACCGCTCAACAACATCGAGAAGATTCGCGCGCCGTTGTTCGTCCTCCACGGCGAAAACGACCCACGGGTTCCCGTCAGCGAGGCACACCAACTCGTGGAGAACGCCCGTGAGCACGCGCACGTCCGAGAACTCATCTTCGACGACGAGGGACACGGTTTTTCTAAATTAGAGAACCGAATCGAGGCGTACTCGCAGATTGCTGACTTCCTCGAAGAATACGTCGGTAGCGCGGCCTCGAACTGA
- a CDS encoding cobalamin B12-binding domain-containing protein produces the protein MSADSEQRTIRCLIAKVGLDGHDRGAHVISRAFRDAGFEVIYSGLHRAPDEIIQATVQEDVDVLGISILSGAHNTLVPKVMDGLEEYGALDDTLVIVGGIIPEEDRPGLLEEGVDAIFGPGTPMQETIDFVKENAPERA, from the coding sequence ATGAGCGCGGACTCCGAACAGCGAACCATCCGGTGTCTCATCGCCAAGGTGGGACTCGACGGCCACGACCGTGGAGCACACGTAATCTCTCGCGCCTTCCGCGATGCGGGATTCGAGGTCATCTACTCGGGTCTCCACCGTGCCCCAGACGAAATCATTCAGGCGACGGTCCAGGAGGACGTTGACGTGCTCGGGATTTCCATCCTCTCGGGCGCGCACAACACCCTCGTCCCGAAGGTGATGGACGGACTCGAAGAGTACGGCGCACTCGACGACACGCTGGTCATCGTCGGCGGTATCATCCCTGAAGAGGACCGCCCCGGTCTCCTGGAAGAAGGCGTCGACGCCATCTTCGGTCCCGGAACGCCGATGCAGGAGACCATCGACTTCGTGAAGGAAAACGCGCCCGAACGAGCGTGA
- the meaB gene encoding methylmalonyl Co-A mutase-associated GTPase MeaB, whose amino-acid sequence MNRAVESDLVERLLAGEHRALARVITKIESQTSGYRDLVSEIHAHTGQASVVGITGSPGAGKSTLVDKLAKYYRDQGETVGVIAVDPSSPYTGGAVLGDRIRMASNVGDMDVFFRSMSARGQLGGLSTATADAVKALDAFGKDRIIIETVGAGQNEVDVVKTADTVVVLVQPGSGDDVQMLKAGILEIGDVFVVNKADMEGASRTVAELEEMIHLRDDPRANLDTGHHGAGAFGDSGGHGHGGDHGHGDNAHGHNDTNGHDTAGHDGDEDAAAEVARPVWTPKVIKTIATTGEGIDTLVETLDDHYDYLSESGELTEKARQRASEEIRQLLRSDVNRLLEAEIERRGGIDDFADAVVDKETDPYEVAEDVLEPIRECLEDRDD is encoded by the coding sequence ATGAATCGGGCGGTCGAATCCGACCTCGTCGAGCGACTCCTCGCCGGCGAGCATCGCGCGCTTGCACGCGTCATCACGAAAATCGAGTCACAGACATCCGGCTACCGAGACCTCGTCTCGGAAATCCACGCGCACACGGGCCAGGCCTCGGTCGTCGGCATCACGGGGAGCCCCGGTGCGGGGAAGTCCACGCTCGTGGACAAACTCGCCAAATACTACCGCGACCAGGGCGAGACCGTCGGCGTCATCGCAGTCGACCCGTCCTCGCCGTACACCGGCGGGGCGGTCCTCGGCGACCGTATTCGTATGGCCTCGAACGTCGGCGACATGGACGTGTTCTTCCGGTCGATGAGCGCTCGCGGGCAACTCGGCGGCCTCTCGACTGCGACCGCAGACGCCGTGAAGGCGCTCGACGCCTTCGGGAAAGACCGTATCATCATCGAAACCGTCGGCGCGGGCCAAAACGAAGTGGACGTGGTGAAGACCGCAGACACGGTCGTCGTCCTCGTCCAACCCGGCAGCGGCGACGACGTGCAGATGCTCAAGGCTGGTATCCTCGAAATTGGCGACGTGTTCGTCGTCAACAAAGCCGATATGGAGGGTGCCTCGCGCACCGTCGCCGAATTAGAGGAGATGATTCACCTCCGTGACGACCCGCGAGCGAATCTCGACACGGGTCACCACGGTGCTGGCGCGTTCGGCGACTCGGGTGGTCACGGACACGGTGGGGACCACGGCCACGGCGACAATGCCCATGGCCACAACGATACCAACGGCCACGACACCGCTGGCCACGACGGCGACGAGGATGCGGCAGCGGAGGTCGCACGCCCCGTGTGGACTCCGAAGGTCATCAAGACAATTGCCACGACCGGCGAGGGAATCGACACGCTCGTCGAGACGCTCGATGACCACTACGACTACCTCTCGGAGTCGGGCGAGTTGACCGAAAAAGCGCGTCAACGCGCAAGCGAGGAGATTCGGCAACTGCTCCGAAGCGACGTGAACAGGCTTCTCGAAGCGGAAATCGAACGTCGGGGCGGTATCGACGACTTCGCCGACGCCGTCGTCGACAAGGAAACTGACCCCTACGAAGTCGCCGAGGACGTGCTCGAACCAATTCGGGAGTGTCTCGAAGACCGAGACGACTGA
- a CDS encoding alpha/beta fold hydrolase produces the protein MKFRRAIGLAAAGVGLAAATNAALSKRVGPLEPPLSGDHQTYRWRGMDVSYVEAGDEDAPTLVFLHGINAAGSSGEFRKVFGELAEDYHVVAPDLPGFGLSDRPALYYSPALYEDFVGDFLAEYDDPAVIASSLTAAYTVAAASRDDVSVSRFVLICPTERGGPDRKEWLRELIRAPVVGKTLFNLISSRPSIRYFNADHGYYDPSKAGDDWQEYEWQTSHQGGARFAPASFISGYLNTDVDLGEALSNLDVPTTLVWGRESDVTPLKRGRELADEADCTLVVFDETMLLPHVEFPSAFVDTVRDALA, from the coding sequence ATGAAGTTCCGACGAGCCATCGGTCTGGCCGCGGCTGGCGTCGGCCTTGCCGCCGCCACCAACGCCGCTCTCTCGAAACGTGTGGGTCCCCTCGAACCGCCGCTTTCCGGGGACCACCAAACGTACCGCTGGCGCGGAATGGACGTCTCATACGTCGAGGCCGGCGACGAAGACGCGCCGACGCTCGTTTTCCTCCACGGTATCAACGCGGCGGGGTCGTCGGGTGAGTTCCGCAAGGTCTTCGGCGAACTCGCCGAGGACTACCACGTCGTCGCGCCGGACCTCCCCGGCTTCGGTCTCTCGGACCGCCCGGCGTTGTACTACTCGCCAGCACTCTACGAGGATTTCGTCGGTGACTTCCTCGCAGAGTACGACGACCCCGCCGTTATCGCCTCGTCTCTCACCGCCGCCTACACTGTTGCCGCTGCGTCCCGTGACGACGTGTCTGTGTCTCGGTTCGTCCTCATCTGCCCCACTGAGCGCGGCGGTCCCGACCGGAAAGAGTGGCTCCGCGAACTCATCCGCGCACCCGTCGTCGGCAAGACGTTATTCAACCTCATCTCTTCTCGACCGTCGATTCGCTACTTCAACGCAGACCACGGTTACTACGACCCGTCGAAGGCGGGCGACGACTGGCAAGAATACGAGTGGCAGACGTCCCACCAGGGGGGTGCACGCTTCGCCCCGGCGTCGTTCATCTCCGGCTATCTCAATACGGACGTGGACCTCGGCGAGGCGCTTTCGAACCTCGACGTACCGACGACGCTCGTGTGGGGTCGTGAGAGCGACGTGACGCCGCTGAAGCGTGGCCGTGAACTCGCCGACGAAGCCGACTGCACGCTCGTCGTCTTCGACGAGACGATGCTCCTCCCGCACGTCGAGTTCCCGAGCGCCTTCGTCGACACTGTCAGAGACGCGCTCGCGTAA
- a CDS encoding Zn-ribbon domain-containing OB-fold protein translates to MANTGYDEWMAAIGDGEGYYLGCPDGHGSLPPRRTCPHCGASELTEEPLPETGEVVTFTEVHVPAPNFADEAPYVTAVVSFGAVKLTGVVRDMPNDEVELGTEVTADTDVNATTGEQLLVFRPADA, encoded by the coding sequence ATGGCGAACACCGGATACGACGAGTGGATGGCCGCTATCGGAGACGGTGAGGGATACTATCTCGGTTGTCCCGACGGCCACGGGTCGCTGCCGCCGCGGCGAACCTGTCCGCACTGCGGCGCATCCGAACTAACCGAAGAACCGCTCCCGGAGACGGGCGAAGTCGTCACCTTCACCGAGGTGCACGTCCCTGCGCCGAACTTCGCTGACGAAGCCCCGTACGTGACAGCCGTCGTCTCGTTCGGTGCCGTCAAACTCACCGGCGTCGTCCGCGACATGCCGAACGACGAGGTCGAACTCGGAACGGAAGTCACAGCCGACACGGATGTGAATGCGACGACTGGCGAGCAGTTGCTCGTGTTCCGCCCGGCGGACGCGTAA
- a CDS encoding thiolase domain-containing protein codes for MKDVRIAGVGLTKFGNLPDRTGRDLFAEAALAAREDAGVSRDDYERIYYGNFMGELAEQQGHQGPVMAEAAGLECPATRFEQACASAGVAFRQAVQTIRSGGADVVLAGGMERMNNLGTAKVTQSLAIAADELFEVRAGVTFPGAYALMARAYFNEFGGDTEDLAHIAVKNHANAMPNEYAQFHREITLDDAMESAVVADPLRLYDACPITDGASAIVLVSDDYAEEHGLDAPVTVTGTGQGGDKAALQDRKYLARTPAATKAADEAYADAGISPDDVDVAEVHDCFTIAEVLALESLGLYEHGEGIGAAARGETTRDGDLPVNLSGGLKAKGHPVGATGTAQLVEMTKLLRGDHANSDAVSDAQIGITHNAGGTVSSAVVHVLEVMD; via the coding sequence ATGAAGGACGTACGAATCGCCGGGGTTGGACTAACTAAGTTCGGGAATCTCCCCGACCGAACCGGCCGCGACCTGTTCGCCGAGGCGGCCCTCGCCGCCCGTGAGGATGCTGGCGTCTCTCGGGACGACTACGAGAGAATCTACTACGGCAACTTCATGGGTGAACTCGCAGAGCAACAGGGCCACCAAGGTCCAGTCATGGCCGAAGCCGCAGGGCTTGAATGTCCCGCAACTCGGTTCGAACAAGCCTGTGCTTCGGCCGGTGTCGCCTTCCGACAGGCCGTCCAGACGATTCGAAGCGGCGGTGCGGACGTGGTCCTCGCCGGTGGGATGGAACGGATGAACAACCTCGGAACGGCCAAAGTGACGCAGTCACTCGCCATCGCCGCCGACGAACTGTTCGAGGTCCGCGCGGGCGTCACATTCCCCGGCGCGTACGCGCTCATGGCACGCGCCTACTTCAACGAGTTCGGCGGGGACACCGAAGACCTCGCCCACATCGCGGTGAAGAATCACGCCAACGCGATGCCCAACGAGTACGCGCAGTTCCACCGCGAGATTACCCTCGACGACGCGATGGAAAGCGCCGTCGTCGCCGACCCGCTGCGCCTCTACGACGCCTGTCCCATCACCGACGGTGCGAGCGCTATCGTCCTCGTCAGCGACGACTACGCCGAGGAGCACGGTCTCGACGCGCCTGTTACCGTCACCGGGACGGGACAAGGAGGCGACAAGGCAGCTCTACAAGACCGTAAATACCTCGCCCGGACGCCCGCGGCGACGAAAGCCGCCGACGAGGCCTATGCAGACGCCGGGATTTCGCCGGACGACGTCGACGTGGCCGAAGTCCACGACTGCTTTACTATCGCCGAGGTGCTGGCGCTCGAATCGCTCGGCCTCTACGAACACGGCGAGGGCATCGGTGCGGCCGCCCGTGGTGAGACAACCCGTGACGGCGACCTCCCCGTGAACCTCTCGGGCGGACTCAAGGCGAAGGGCCACCCGGTCGGTGCGACGGGAACCGCACAACTCGTCGAGATGACGAAGCTCCTGCGCGGTGACCACGCGAACAGCGACGCCGTCTCGGACGCCCAAATCGGCATCACCCACAACGCGGGCGGAACCGTTTCAAGTGCTGTCGTCCACGTCCTGGAGGTGATGGACTGA
- a CDS encoding M28 family peptidase, producing the protein MSDWIGDTFTSEVGWEHLETLVDIGNRMAGSPGEREALEATRDALERVGARNARIDPFEIQGWERGNSAIYAHDTTQDCIALPRSPAGTASGELVDLGYGLPEDFDRDLSGKVVVVSSTVPDHYDRFIHRREKYYYAVEAGAAGFVFANHVPGQLPPTGSVGTAEAPIGDIPAVGVSKEVGARLGRRFEGDEVTLDVTCEAPAADSGNVHAELGPDTDEEVLVTSHLDAHDIAEGAMDNGAGTAMVVELARALAAREGELETRVRFVCFGAEEVGLVGSEYEADRLGPDRSNVKAIVNNDGVVAGRTLKLHTHGFDELEDAAETVSERFDHDISTIPEQLPHSDHWSFVAYGIPAYMVGSEKEGRGRGWGHTHADTIEKLESRTLREQAILLTELTVELARADREVPHADPNDIAAALEAEDKAEGMKVTGDWPF; encoded by the coding sequence ATGAGCGACTGGATTGGTGACACGTTCACGAGTGAGGTTGGTTGGGAGCACCTTGAGACGCTGGTCGATATCGGCAATCGGATGGCTGGGTCACCCGGCGAACGCGAGGCACTGGAAGCAACGCGTGACGCGCTCGAACGCGTCGGCGCGCGTAACGCCCGAATCGACCCCTTCGAGATTCAGGGCTGGGAGCGCGGCAACAGCGCCATCTACGCCCACGATACGACGCAGGACTGTATCGCACTGCCGCGCAGCCCCGCCGGAACCGCCTCTGGCGAACTGGTCGACCTCGGGTATGGACTTCCCGAGGACTTCGACCGCGACCTCTCGGGGAAGGTCGTCGTCGTCTCATCGACTGTCCCGGACCACTACGACCGGTTCATCCACCGCCGCGAGAAGTACTACTACGCAGTCGAGGCCGGTGCGGCAGGATTCGTCTTCGCCAACCACGTCCCCGGTCAACTCCCGCCGACGGGGAGTGTCGGCACCGCCGAAGCGCCCATCGGAGACATCCCCGCAGTCGGCGTGAGCAAGGAAGTCGGCGCACGACTCGGCCGCCGGTTCGAAGGCGACGAAGTGACGCTCGACGTAACCTGTGAGGCACCCGCCGCCGACAGCGGTAACGTCCACGCCGAACTCGGTCCCGACACCGACGAGGAAGTGCTCGTCACAAGCCACCTCGACGCCCACGACATCGCCGAGGGTGCGATGGACAACGGCGCGGGCACCGCGATGGTCGTCGAACTCGCCCGCGCACTCGCCGCCCGCGAAGGCGAACTCGAAACGCGCGTCCGGTTCGTCTGCTTCGGCGCGGAGGAAGTCGGTCTCGTCGGCTCCGAATACGAGGCCGACCGACTGGGTCCAGACCGCTCGAACGTGAAGGCTATCGTCAACAACGACGGCGTCGTCGCCGGGCGGACGCTGAAGCTTCATACCCACGGCTTCGACGAACTCGAAGACGCCGCAGAGACCGTCTCTGAGCGGTTCGACCACGACATCTCGACGATTCCCGAGCAACTCCCGCACAGCGACCACTGGTCGTTCGTCGCCTACGGCATCCCCGCGTACATGGTCGGTAGCGAGAAAGAGGGTCGCGGCCGCGGGTGGGGCCACACCCACGCCGACACCATCGAGAAACTCGAATCACGGACGCTCCGCGAGCAGGCTATCCTGCTGACGGAACTCACCGTCGAACTCGCACGCGCCGACCGGGAGGTTCCACACGCCGACCCCAACGACATCGCAGCGGCGCTCGAAGCCGAAGATAAGGCCGAGGGGATGAAAGTCACCGGCGACTGGCCCTTCTGA
- a CDS encoding NAD(+)/NADH kinase, with the protein MKFAVVGDESVGTAVRDAGATVVPPNDAEDADAVVAVGEASVSAIALDSTWDCPVLPVDCGMPWSVPHRRLEAHLAPILAGEGRVVDYPTLSVRVEGDHAGRALFDAMLVTSEPAHISEYGVAHASTAVPFSAGVDDDSVDDSTVVSDDDDTDDVWTPVDEFRADGVVVATPLGSSGYARATGGAVVGPDAGVAVVPVSPYATQNDSWVFQPPLRLTVERDDAPVSLVVDTEVAREVAPFESVVVERDDTVPLLLG; encoded by the coding sequence ATGAAATTCGCGGTCGTCGGTGACGAGTCAGTCGGTACCGCGGTTCGAGACGCCGGAGCGACGGTTGTCCCACCGAACGACGCCGAAGACGCTGATGCCGTTGTCGCAGTCGGCGAAGCGTCGGTTTCGGCAATCGCGCTCGATTCGACCTGGGACTGCCCGGTCTTGCCCGTCGACTGCGGGATGCCGTGGTCGGTTCCGCACCGGCGACTCGAAGCGCACCTCGCTCCGATTCTTGCGGGCGAGGGACGTGTCGTCGACTACCCGACGCTTTCTGTTCGTGTCGAAGGCGACCACGCCGGGCGCGCGCTCTTCGATGCGATGCTCGTCACGAGCGAACCGGCGCACATCTCCGAGTACGGTGTCGCTCATGCGAGCACAGCCGTTCCCTTCTCGGCCGGAGTGGACGACGACAGCGTCGACGACAGCACGGTTGTATCTGACGATGACGATACAGATGACGTGTGGACGCCTGTCGACGAGTTCCGCGCTGACGGCGTTGTCGTCGCAACACCGCTCGGGAGTTCCGGCTACGCGCGAGCAACAGGCGGAGCGGTCGTGGGACCAGACGCTGGCGTAGCCGTCGTCCCCGTCTCGCCGTACGCGACCCAGAACGATTCGTGGGTCTTCCAGCCGCCACTCCGTCTCACGGTCGAACGTGACGACGCACCGGTCTCACTCGTCGTCGATACCGAAGTCGCTCGCGAAGTTGCCCCCTTCGAGTCCGTCGTCGTCGAACGAGACGACACGGTGCCGCTGCTCCTCGGATAA
- a CDS encoding DUF7313 family protein — translation MQPLQFLVPLDQLLAVEPVIAHVALAFVLANFATRFLAHRAHVQQAAKDGDEAVSRYIPHILTTVGLVLASFLFLLVEPHGGMVLSVLVIGLFVTDFFEFEARKVEARNGRSLDRPNGSLAASVLVFLYAAYQSLFFVIADVWNAVI, via the coding sequence ATGCAACCACTACAGTTCCTCGTCCCGCTTGACCAGTTGTTGGCGGTCGAACCGGTCATTGCGCACGTTGCACTCGCGTTCGTGCTCGCGAACTTCGCGACACGCTTCCTCGCCCACCGGGCACACGTCCAACAGGCAGCGAAAGATGGTGACGAAGCAGTCTCACGGTACATCCCACACATCCTGACGACGGTTGGACTCGTCTTGGCTTCGTTCCTGTTCCTGCTCGTTGAACCGCACGGCGGCATGGTGCTTTCCGTGCTGGTCATCGGACTGTTCGTCACCGACTTCTTCGAGTTCGAAGCGCGCAAGGTCGAAGCCCGGAACGGCCGCTCGCTGGACCGACCGAACGGCTCGCTCGCCGCGTCGGTTCTCGTGTTCCTGTACGCCGCGTACCAGAGCCTCTTCTTCGTTATCGCGGACGTCTGGAACGCCGTCATCTAA
- a CDS encoding DUF7314 family protein, with the protein MADEFIKGLGILSGSGLAWMVLASWYRTGSFESTKQLIEPLSSGASEGIFNQMAVALMDVFLWFAILGALTFWILIPAGRQVMSALEERRNAQ; encoded by the coding sequence ATGGCTGACGAATTCATCAAGGGGCTGGGCATCCTATCCGGTTCCGGCCTCGCGTGGATGGTGCTCGCGTCGTGGTACCGGACGGGCAGCTTCGAGAGTACGAAGCAGCTCATTGAGCCGCTGTCATCCGGAGCGAGCGAGGGAATCTTCAACCAGATGGCCGTTGCCCTGATGGACGTGTTTCTCTGGTTCGCAATCCTCGGTGCACTCACCTTCTGGATTCTCATTCCGGCAGGCCGTCAGGTAATGTCGGCACTGGAAGAACGGCGTAACGCGCAGTAA
- a CDS encoding DUF7315 family membrane protein — protein sequence MTDSDATSRTGDADQPRRGRRGRRDIVVPMRLYKTITVFSTLIAVVSVVLGFVFLDAATLQVSALRAVISNAFSALGLSISNGLLSTGLAVVGLAVIAFGTFVYILGTRFRAQGMGKSQEDSGEDSNNG from the coding sequence ATGACAGATAGCGACGCGACCAGTCGAACTGGTGACGCCGACCAACCGCGACGGGGTCGGCGCGGCCGACGAGACATCGTCGTCCCCATGCGGCTCTACAAGACGATTACCGTCTTTTCGACACTTATCGCCGTCGTCAGCGTAGTTCTCGGATTCGTCTTCCTCGATGCCGCGACCCTGCAAGTGAGCGCCCTTCGGGCAGTCATCTCGAACGCGTTCAGCGCGCTCGGTCTCAGCATTTCGAATGGGCTCTTGAGTACGGGGCTTGCGGTCGTCGGGTTGGCAGTCATCGCATTCGGGACGTTCGTGTACATCCTCGGGACTCGCTTCCGCGCCCAAGGAATGGGAAAGTCTCAAGAGGACTCCGGTGAAGATTCGAACAATGGCTGA